The Limnospira fusiformis SAG 85.79 genomic interval AAACACCATTGCGTAACCTGACAATGGGTAGCGGCAGAGTGATCAAACTTTCTTCCGGGCGGCGCAGACTGGGAATCATTTCCCAATAAGGTCGATGCTGTTGCAAAAGATTAATCATTGTATTTGCATAGCTGTATTCAGACAGCAAAGTTTCATAATGGGATTGTTGAACTGGCATTTTTTAAAAACCTGGTAACATCTTTTCCGACCACAGGAGAAATTAATTTCCCCGGCGATTTGGTGTCGTAGCACTTATAAACTCTCAAACACCTTAAACATTGGCAGATACATCGACAGCAGTACAGAAGCCACAATACCCCCTACTACTACAATCATTAAAGGTTCTAGCGCACTGGTTAGAGATTTTACCGCCTCCTCAACTTCCGTTTCATAGAAAGCGCCTACTTTCATTAACATTTTATCAAGTTCCCCAGATTCTTCTCCGATCGCAATCATCTGAATCGCCAAACCTGGGAACACATTTTCTTCCTGTAAAGCCAGACTGATCAATCCCCCCTGTTGAATCTCATTTCTGGCGTACTCAATGGCATTAGCGATCGCCTGATTACCAGCTACATCTCGGACAATTTCCATAGAGTTCATAATCGGCACACCAGAACGAGTCAGACTACCAAAAATAATACAGAAACGCGCCACCGCCGACTTTTCCAGAATCGCACCAAATAGGGGCAGTTTCAAGTAAATCTTATCAAAAAATAACCGCCCAGAGTCAGTTTTATAAGCCACAGTATAGGCAAAATAAATACCAATCAATGAGCCAATTACTATAGCTTGGGGAATAGGCGGCCAAGTCGTACAAAAATCACTGATTTTCAGCATCATCACCGTAAACAGAGGTAACTCCACCCCAATTTGCTCAAAAATACCCGAAAAGGTAGGTAGCAAAAACGTAGCCATACCAAAAAACACAGCGATCGCAATAAACAATACTGTTTTTGGATAAGAAGTTGCCGACTTAATCTCACTCTGAGTTTTATGGTTTTTTTCCATCATCACCGCCAGACGTTCTAGGGTTTCATCCAAAACCCCCCCAGTTTCTCCTGCCGACACCATACTCACAAAAAGCTGGTCAAACACATCAGGAAACTTTCTCATTGACGATGATAATTCCTCCCCTTCTTCCACATCAGCACGCAGAGTATTAATAGCCCTTTTTAGCTTCGCATTTTCACACTGTTCTCCCAGCACACTTAAACAGCGAGCCATCGAGATACCTGCATTAAACATAGCCGCAAACTGACGGGCAAAGATCGCGAGATCTTTCACCGTAATCGATGCCATCGCTACATTCAGATCTTCCTCGAATTTCTTGAAGTCAAAGCCTTGTTTTCGAGAGTGGCTCTTGACCATCCTATTAGTTGTCATATCTCACCTCTATTTATATAGATATAATTGTCAGTCTCCCATAGCACACCAAGTTCGCAACTATAGCAACCCTAAAAAAGGTAGTGACCAACCCCACTTATATGAGAGACTACAAGCAGGGGGGGGTCTGAAAAACTCTCCTTTTTAAGGATGCTTACCTACCTAACTTGGTGGTATTATGCTTTCACCTTCTGACCCTTACCAGCCTTAGGCTGAGGACCAATGAGCCGTTCAAGTTCATCAGGCTTAGAGCTCTTACTCATAGCAGCCTCCCAAGTAGCCTTACCTTCTTGATAAAGTTTGGCCAAAGACATTTCCATCGTCTGCATTCCCAATTTAGCCCCCATTTGGATCTGGGAGTAAATTTGAGAAGTTTTTCCTTCCCGAATCAAGTTACCCATAGCCGGAGTATTAAGCATAATCTCCATAGCCGCACAACGACCGCCACCAATTCGCGGTACCAGGTTTTGACTACAAACCCCCACCAGAGAACCGGACATTTGCGCCCGCACCTGCGGTTGTTGAATAGGGGGGAATACATCCAGCATCCGGTCTACTGTTGCTGAAGCCGAGTTAGTGTGCAGAGTTCCAAAGACCAAGTGACCCGTTTCTGCGGCCGATATCGCCAGACCGATAGTTTCCAAGTCCCGCATTTCCCCCACCAGAATAATATCTGGGTCTTCACGCAAAGCCGCTTTGAGCGCATTAGCAAAACTCTTGGTATCCTCACCCTTTTGGCGTTGGTGAAACAGACTCTTGATATTAGGGAAAACATACTCAATGGGGTCTTCCACAGTCAGGATATGTTCTGAGCGTGTGCGGTTGATCAAGTCAAGTAAAGCGGCCATTGTGGTAGTTTTACCGGATCCTGTCTGTCCCGTCACCAGAACCATACCACGAGGTCTTTCGGTCAAATCCCGCAGGATTTGGGGAACCCCCAACTTATCAGCATTGGGAATTTGAGAAGCCAAAGCTCGCAGACAAGCAGCCCAGCAACCCCGTTCCCGGTAGACATTCACCCGGAACCGAGCCAGTCCCTTAACCCCATAGGCGCAGTCTAGTTCCCAGTTTTGCTCCAACTGCTTACGCTGCATATTATTGAGCATCTGGAAAATCAAAACCTGCACCTCTTCAGCAGAGAGAGTTTCTCCAAATTGGGGTTGTGGAGTCAGTTTCCCGCTGACGCGGTAAAAGATAGGCGCTCCTGCTTGAATGTGAATATCTGAGCCTCCTTGTTCAACCAAAGACTCGAGAACATCCTCAATCATCAAACCACGCATAGATAAACCTCCAATGGAATTTGAGTTTGTACCTTATCGATCGCTTGCGCGCGTCCCAACACACGGAAGGGGGAACATAGCCAGAATTTTTCTAAACTTTCATCCCACCTGATACATTTACGCGACATTTATCCGGCTATTCCCGGACAATGCAACGATAGCACTATTACCCGTTAAGGTAACAGAGGCGGTATCCCGCAAAGCTTTTAGAAAGATTCCAAAAGCACCGTTCCAGTCCCGTGGTAGAGTGAACCCGCACTCCGGACATCGGAACACTTTTGAGCCACCTAGCTGGGAATGGACATGACCACAGTGAGTACAGGTTTTGCTGGTGTATTCTTCGGTCACATCTACAACTGTTCAGTTATTTCCGCGCTTATGTCTCAGGGTTAGTTTGAATCGATAATGCGCCCATGTCAGCATGGCGCGGGCAGTCTTAGACCTGATTAGACGCTTCACCTTGGCAACCATATTGGAAGTCTCGAAGGGGGGCAAAAAATCAGGCTGTGTTATGGGATGGCCAGGGATGCGACCCAATCAACCAAGGGGTTGAAGTCCTCACCGGGTAGTCCCCACGCCCATTTCAGCTCGATTTCATACCCGAAGGTCTCGCACCATACTTGGTATTATACCGTATTGCCGTAAAATGTTAACCTAATTTGAGATTAAATCATGCTCCTTCTATTGTGAATGATTTTTTGTCCGGGTGGGTTCATAACGTGATCTCAAGTTCCCAGCCCAAGACTACTCAAAGGCTGTTTACATAGTAAACCGAGGAGTCAAACAATAGGGACAGTCCAACCATTCCGGCTTTAATTCCGCCGCACATCCTTTACAGGTCAAACCCTGCTTCCGTTTAGCCTTCAACTCCGATTCCAGAGCCGAATCTGTAAAGGTTACCCGTTCCACCTCCTCAAAAGTTGTATGGCCTTCACGCACCAACTGCAAACTGTAGGCTAAGAGAGTTTTCATCCCTTCCTCAACAGCAGCCTCCTTAATTTGTTCAGTGGGCGCTCCCTTAGTAATCAGAATTTGCATCCGCTCGGTTACTTTAAGGAATTCATAAACCCCAACCCGGCCCTTATAGCCTAGACCACCACATTTTTTACATAACTCGTCGCGATCGGCTAGTCCCCGGCGTTGATCTGCCGGAACAGTATTTGCCTTATAGAAAGTAATATCCACCTCCCCAGAAGCAGAAAGACCATAACGACCAAATTCTTGGGGAGTTGGGGTATAGGGTATACGACATTCAGTACATACCCGCCGCATCAAACGTTGAGCCAGGATACCCAACAGAGCGGCAGAGACCATGAAAGGTTCAACTCCCATCTCATCCAAACGAGCGATCGCCCCCGCCGCATCATTAGTGTGAAGAGTAGTTAAAACCAAGTGTCCCGTCAGAGCCGCTTCAATAGCAGTTTTCGCCGTTTCCAAGTCCCGCGTTTCCCCCACTAGCAAAACATCAGGGTCTTGTCGTAAGAATGCCCGCAGGATATTAGCAAAAGTCAAATCTTTTTCCCGAATCACCTGACATTGGGTAATACCAGGTAGAGCATACTCAATCGGGTCTTCCGCCGTACTAATATTAATACCCGGATCATTGCGCTCTGCCAAAACCGAATACAAGGATGTAGATTTACCAGAACCCGTAGGTCCTGTTACCAAAATCAACCCAAAAGGACGACTAGCAGTTTCTCGGACCATTTCCAAAGTTTCCTGGTCAGAGATCAACTTATCCAAACCCAATTGAGTCGAAGAACTATCAAGAATCCGCAGAACAATCTTTTCCCCATAGCGACTCGGCAGGCTATTGACCCGAAAATCCACCGTCCGGCCCTGATAAATCCGACGAATCCGGCCATCCTGAGCTTGGCGACGTTCAGCGATATCAAGATCGGCAATAATTTTAAAGCGGGAGGTAATAGCAGAAATCACCTTTTTCGGGAAACTAAAATATTCCTGCAAAACCCCATCTTTACGCATCCGAATCCGCATATCATGCTCTTGGGGTTCCACATGGATATCAGAAACACCCTCGGACAGAGCTCTCGCCAGAATCACATTCACAGCCTTAATAACTGGTGCAGTTTCCGCCTCTTGGAGCTGTGCATCGAGGTTCATGTCTCCCATGTCCTCAGAGGCTTCTACCAGTTCTACATCCTCAAACTCACCCTCGCCAAACTGGAGTTTTCTCTCTTCCTCCCGAGCCGCTTCTACTTGCTTGCGCTTAACTTCCTCCTCACCGTAGGCTGTAATCAGTTTGTCATAATCTTCTTGAGTAATAACCCGCCGCTGTAGTTTCCATCCTACCGGACGCAGGATTTGGTTTCTCAACTCATCCAAAGCACTCAGGTTATCTGGGTCAACCATTGCCATCATCACGCTAGGAGTTGGCTCCGACTCGATGATTTTCCAAGGCACAAAACGATGTCGTTTGCAGGTCTCAATAGAAGTTTCCAGCTTTTTGATGATTTCTTCTAGTTCAGCCACCGAAATCTGATCTATTTCTAGGTCAAAGGCCTCAACCCCATAGACAATTTTTAACTCAAATAGCTGTTGTTTTTTATAGTGACGGGCTAATTCCGGGGGTAGAGGCTGACCGGTAATGGATTCGAGAACTTCGGTGAGAGGTTTTCCGCCACGAGAGTCCTGAATAGCCTGCTGTAGTCGCTCAGGGTCAATATATCCTGACTGAATAAGTTTATTACCAAAGGGAGTTGCACTTTGAGCAACAAGAGCAGTTCGCCGGGGGGATGATGTATTGGTCATAGCTGGAGTCAGGTCCTTATGTCTAGGCTTCCCCAAAAAGTTGGGAAAGTTTCTTGGGTGAGTATGGAAGTCTCACTGTTAATTTACAGTTTAACCGCTGGTGCTATATCCACAACTAGGGACTGAGGACATTAGCCCTATTTACCTGGTGCTAAAGCTCAACTTGCCAACGGGTGAATATGTTTTCCTGTCGCCGTGGGTGATAGGTTTATTTTGACACTTCTCGCCCTAAAGGGTCGAGGATTCTTCGTTCATAGACTTAACTTGCTCTAGCAGGATTACTCAAACCAGAGTAGAGGTCAAATCTCCCCAAGGGTTTGGATTTATTATCCAAGTTCCCACCTGCCCCGTGGTACTCAAGACAATTTCTTTGGTAAGGTAACCGATCGCCGGGTAATTGTGATTATATGCAGCCGAGGGCATGAAAGTGTTACTATGGGATGATTTTAGGTATTTGAAGCCTATTGGATGCCTGAACGAATCGCGCCTGTAGTATTAAAATGGATCAAGATCACGAAAGCACGTTAACGGAGAGCGGAGTTTTCCCTAGGCTGTAGGCTCAGGGATGCCGTCGCTCAATTTTCTATTATGGACGATAACAAGCAGGAAGACATGGTTCCTAATTCGACAAGTGACAAAATAGATGAGACTACAGAACCTGTAGCATCAGATCCTGGGTCTGTTGATCCTGAACAGATTGACCAACAAACGGATACTGAATCTGATTTAACATTGGAGCAAGCAACGATCGCTGATGATGGTGAGGAAGCGAAGGACGCGGAAATGAGTTCCGATCCGATTTATATTGCCAATGAACAGCTTAATGAGCAGTTGCAGACCATAGCTCAAGCGCGAGAGTCCCTTCAGACTCAACTGATGGATATGACCAGTCAATATCAGCGACTGGCTGCTGATTTTGAGAACTTCCGTAAGCGCACACAGAAGGAAAAAGAAGACCTCGAACTCAATATCAAGTGTTCCACGATCGCGCAGCTTTTGCCAGTGATCGATAACTTTGAGCGAGCCAGAGCCCATATTAAACCCCAAAATGATGGTGAAATGAACATTCACAAAAGCTATCAGGGGGTTTATAAACAGATGGTGGAGTGTCTCAAACAAATTGGAGTATCCCCCATGCGCCCAGAGGGTGAACAGTTTGATCCTAATCTCCATGAGGCGGTGATGCGCCAACCGACGAGTGAGTATCCAGAGGGAACAGTGATTGAAGAACTGATGCGGGGGTATATACTAGGCGATCGCGTC includes:
- a CDS encoding type IV pilus twitching motility protein PilT, producing MRGLMIEDVLESLVEQGGSDIHIQAGAPIFYRVSGKLTPQPQFGETLSAEEVQVLIFQMLNNMQRKQLEQNWELDCAYGVKGLARFRVNVYRERGCWAACLRALASQIPNADKLGVPQILRDLTERPRGMVLVTGQTGSGKTTTMAALLDLINRTRSEHILTVEDPIEYVFPNIKSLFHQRQKGEDTKSFANALKAALREDPDIILVGEMRDLETIGLAISAAETGHLVFGTLHTNSASATVDRMLDVFPPIQQPQVRAQMSGSLVGVCSQNLVPRIGGGRCAAMEIMLNTPAMGNLIREGKTSQIYSQIQMGAKLGMQTMEMSLAKLYQEGKATWEAAMSKSSKPDELERLIGPQPKAGKGQKVKA
- a CDS encoding type II secretion system F family protein encodes the protein MTTNRMVKSHSRKQGFDFKKFEEDLNVAMASITVKDLAIFARQFAAMFNAGISMARCLSVLGEQCENAKLKRAINTLRADVEEGEELSSSMRKFPDVFDQLFVSMVSAGETGGVLDETLERLAVMMEKNHKTQSEIKSATSYPKTVLFIAIAVFFGMATFLLPTFSGIFEQIGVELPLFTVMMLKISDFCTTWPPIPQAIVIGSLIGIYFAYTVAYKTDSGRLFFDKIYLKLPLFGAILEKSAVARFCIIFGSLTRSGVPIMNSMEIVRDVAGNQAIANAIEYARNEIQQGGLISLALQEENVFPGLAIQMIAIGEESGELDKMLMKVGAFYETEVEEAVKSLTSALEPLMIVVVGGIVASVLLSMYLPMFKVFESL
- a CDS encoding GspE/PulE family protein, translated to MTNTSSPRRTALVAQSATPFGNKLIQSGYIDPERLQQAIQDSRGGKPLTEVLESITGQPLPPELARHYKKQQLFELKIVYGVEAFDLEIDQISVAELEEIIKKLETSIETCKRHRFVPWKIIESEPTPSVMMAMVDPDNLSALDELRNQILRPVGWKLQRRVITQEDYDKLITAYGEEEVKRKQVEAAREEERKLQFGEGEFEDVELVEASEDMGDMNLDAQLQEAETAPVIKAVNVILARALSEGVSDIHVEPQEHDMRIRMRKDGVLQEYFSFPKKVISAITSRFKIIADLDIAERRQAQDGRIRRIYQGRTVDFRVNSLPSRYGEKIVLRILDSSSTQLGLDKLISDQETLEMVRETASRPFGLILVTGPTGSGKSTSLYSVLAERNDPGINISTAEDPIEYALPGITQCQVIREKDLTFANILRAFLRQDPDVLLVGETRDLETAKTAIEAALTGHLVLTTLHTNDAAGAIARLDEMGVEPFMVSAALLGILAQRLMRRVCTECRIPYTPTPQEFGRYGLSASGEVDITFYKANTVPADQRRGLADRDELCKKCGGLGYKGRVGVYEFLKVTERMQILITKGAPTEQIKEAAVEEGMKTLLAYSLQLVREGHTTFEEVERVTFTDSALESELKAKRKQGLTCKGCAAELKPEWLDCPYCLTPRFTM
- the grpE gene encoding nucleotide exchange factor GrpE; translated protein: MDDNKQEDMVPNSTSDKIDETTEPVASDPGSVDPEQIDQQTDTESDLTLEQATIADDGEEAKDAEMSSDPIYIANEQLNEQLQTIAQARESLQTQLMDMTSQYQRLAADFENFRKRTQKEKEDLELNIKCSTIAQLLPVIDNFERARAHIKPQNDGEMNIHKSYQGVYKQMVECLKQIGVSPMRPEGEQFDPNLHEAVMRQPTSEYPEGTVIEELMRGYILGDRVLRHAMVKVATEPELSDTTEEPPAEGSED